A part of Methanomassiliicoccales archaeon genomic DNA contains:
- a CDS encoding thiolase domain-containing protein (Catalyzes the synthesis of acetoacetyl coenzyme A from two molecules of acetyl coenzyme A. It can also act as a thiolase, catalyzing the reverse reaction and generating two-carbon units from the four-carbon product of fatty acid oxidation): protein KYTDSPVKILASSQCSDTLALHHRKTIISFEATKMAFKKIVRRTGVDISQIKLAEVHDNFTVSEILALEDIGFFPQGEAGKATMDGQTQIGGRVAVNTSGGLKARGDPIGATGVAQIVELVTQLRGEAGKRQVNDAKYGLAQSVGGTGSTVVMHLLGVA from the coding sequence CAAATACACCGATTCGCCGGTGAAGATACTGGCGTCTTCACAATGCTCCGACACTCTCGCCTTGCATCACCGCAAGACCATCATCTCGTTCGAAGCGACGAAGATGGCCTTCAAGAAGATCGTCAGGCGCACCGGCGTGGACATCTCCCAGATCAAGCTGGCGGAAGTGCACGACAACTTCACCGTCTCCGAGATACTAGCGCTCGAAGATATCGGCTTCTTCCCGCAGGGTGAGGCGGGAAAGGCCACCATGGACGGGCAGACGCAGATCGGCGGGCGCGTGGCGGTCAACACCTCCGGCGGTCTGAAGGCCAGGGGCGACCCCATCGGTGCCACGGGCGTGGCGCAGATCGTGGAGCTGGTGACCCAATTAAGGGGAGAGGCGGGCAAGAGGCAAGTGAACGATGCCAAATACGGCCTGGCGCAGAGCGTCGGCGGCACCGGTTCGACGGTGGTCATGCATCTGCTGGGGGTGGCCTAG
- a CDS encoding Zn-ribbon domain-containing OB-fold protein, whose product MTIARFWRENSPRYNLKATKCGNCGKISFPPRTVCPECHRRSIGKMEEFQLSGKGEVYSYSIVHDAPAQFQMQKPYIIAIIKMEEGIMLTAQIIDCELDKVEIGMRVWASFRKLGEEGPSGVIHYGYKFHPQL is encoded by the coding sequence ATGACCATCGCCAGGTTCTGGAGGGAGAACTCCCCCCGTTACAATCTGAAGGCGACGAAGTGCGGCAACTGCGGGAAGATATCCTTCCCTCCGCGCACCGTCTGCCCGGAATGTCATAGAAGATCCATCGGCAAGATGGAGGAGTTCCAGCTCTCCGGGAAGGGGGAGGTGTACTCCTACAGCATCGTGCACGACGCTCCCGCTCAATTCCAGATGCAGAAGCCCTACATCATCGCCATCATCAAGATGGAGGAGGGCATCATGCTGACGGCGCAGATAATCGACTGCGAGCTGGACAAGGTGGAGATAGGCATGCGCGTATGGGCCTCGTTCAGAAAGTTAGGCGAAGAGGGACCGAGCGGAGTGATCCATTACGGATACAAGTTCCACCCACAGCTGTGA